Proteins co-encoded in one Garra rufa chromosome 21, GarRuf1.0, whole genome shotgun sequence genomic window:
- the LOC141295985 gene encoding adenylate kinase 7-like, with amino-acid sequence MADKTEERPRNSKRVFINNVDKYTSKNIARFLDSCAVGASLVDPGEADVEEDDDRLHDEQPKVKGATFQIVGTVSSQTEEKCSFIAEDYSNLKREDLLCHLMNCDVIIYDITQHADQIDEAQWAVSALHEQMDQFSGPKMFILVSTIMTWAVTKPADKDDPEIPFTEEHYKRRKAHPNFHDHIGLEKLVVKLGRTKSSQFSTYVVASGLQYGMGEHIFHLFFKMSWLGEVSEVPIFGDGSNIIPAIHINDLAGIIQNVIDHKPKSQYLLAVDESKNTMEEIIKAVTLVLGPGKTLNVSKEEIYLIRDLTQTDIDSLLVNLRIEATYLKENFNIQWVSETGMVENIEQIAEEYKQTRGLLPLRICILGPPAVGKSTIAERICKHYKLHHVKLKETINETLENLESCVRIEDVENDQSEAQEFLDTLKENMHQNGGKLDDQYVIRIMRDKLRTKPCMNQGFVLDGFPKTYEQAKELFTGDEEPEDLQSKHEKKIIPEFVFFVDATDVFLKNRVLNLPETVVEGTSYTPEQFLRRLANFRERNVEDETLLNYFEDQEIHPEHLEITSNDDNEYLLVIEKICKKVGKPKNYGTVLEEVEEEERRQAEQQLKEQAALRAEAERREEEEAQQRDQRWGQWNQCLEDVRRQEHDLLESQSEPLRNYLTRDVMPTLTQGLIECCRIRPDDPIDFLAEYLLKNNPEV; translated from the exons ATGGCGGACAAGACTGAGGAGAGACCGCGAAACTCCAAACGTGTTTTTATTAACAATGTTGATAAATACACATCGAAAAATATTGCAAgg TTTTTAGACTCATGTGCGGTTGGTGCATCTCTTGTGGACCCTGGAGAGGCTGATGTGGAAGAAGATGATGACAGGCTGCATGATGAGCAACCAAAAGTCAAAGGTGCAACCTTCCAGATTGTGGGAACCGTTTCCAGCCAAACAGAGGAGAAATGCAGTTTTATTGCTGAGGACTACAGC AACCTGAAGCGCGAAGACCTTCTCTGTCATCTGATGAATTGTGATGTGATCATTTATGATATTACTCAGCATGCTGATCAGATAGATGAAGCACAGTGGGCTGTCTCAG CTCTTCATGAACAAATGGATCAGTTTTCTGGGCCCAAGATGTTCATCCTGGTGTCAACCATCATGACGTGGGCTGTGACTAAACCAGCTGATAAA GATGATCCAGAGATTCCTTTTACAGAAGAGCACTACAAAAGAAGAAAAGCTCACCCCAACTTCCATGATCATATCGGTTTGGAGAAACTCGTGGTCAAATTAGGCAGAACT AAAAGCTCCCAGTTCTCTACATATGTTGTTGCGTCAGGGCTACAGTATGGAATGGGAGAACACATCTTTCATTTGTTTTTTAAG ATGTCATGGTTGGGCGAAGTCTCTGAGGTGCCCATCTTTGGAGATGGCTCCAATATTATCCCCGCTATTCACATCAATGATTTGGCAGG GATCATCCAAAATGTCATTGACCACAAGCCAAAGTCACAATACTTGCTTGCGGTTGATGAATCCAAAAACACAATGGAGGAGATCATAAAG GCAGTAACACTCGTGCTTGGACCAGGAAAAACTCTGAATGTTTCAAAAGAGGAGATTTATCTCATACGGGACCTGACG CAAACCGATATTGATTCTTTGCTTGTCAACCTTCGTATTGAAGCAACGTATCTGAAAGAGAATTTTAACATTCAGTGGGTGTCAGAAACTGGCATGGTTGAAAACATTGAGCAGATTGCTGAAGAATACAAGCAGACTAGGGGATTGTTG CCCCTTCGTATTTGCATCCTGGGACCACCTGCTGTTGGGAAGAGCACTATAGCGGAGAGGATATGCAAGCATTACAAACTTCACCATGTTAAGCTTAAGGAGACAATCAATGAAACATTAGAAAACCTG GAGTCGTGTGTTCGTATAGAGGACGTGGAAAACGATCAGAGTGAAGCTCAGGAGTTTCTGGACACTCTAAAGGAAAACATGCATCAGAATGGAG gaAAGCTAGATGACCAATATGTGATTCGTATAATGAGGGACAAACTCAGGACTAAACCCTGTATGAACCAGGGATTTGTTTTGGACGGTTTTCCAAAGACATACGAGCAGGCAAAGGAGTTATTTACTG GTGATGAAGAGCCTGAGGACTTGCAATCGAAACATGAGAAAAAGATCATCCCAG AGTTTGTGTTCTTTGTTGACGCCACTGATGTTTTCCTGAAAAATCGTGTTCTGAATCTACCCGAGACTGTTGTAGAAGGAACTTCCTACACTCCTGAACAGTTCCTTCGCCGCTTGGCCAATTTCAGAGAGAGAAACGTAGAGGATGAGACGCTGCTGAACTACTTTGAGGATCAGGAGATTCATCCTGAGCACTTGG AGATTACAAGCAACGATGACAATGAATACCTTCTGGTCATAGAGAAGATTTGCAAAAAGGTGGGCAAACCGAAGAACTACGGGACAGTTTTAGAGGAGGTAGAGGAAGAAGAGAGGCGGCAAGCTGAACAGCAGCTAAAAGAGCAGGCGGCACTGAGAGCAGAGGCAGAGCGGCGGGAAGAAGAAGAGGCCCAACAGAGAGATCAGCGCTGGGGGCAGTGG AATCAGTGTCTTGAGGATGTGAGAAGACAAGAACATGACCTGTTGGAATCTCAGTCAGAACCTTTAAGGAACTACCTGACGAGGGATGTGATGCCCACTCTTACCCAAGGGCTCATCGAATGCTGTAGAATACGTCCTGATGACCCCATAGACTTCCTA GCTGAGTACCTTCTCAAAAATAATCCTGAAGTGTAA
- the LOC141295335 gene encoding galactocerebrosidase-like — translation MHYEDDENYFRGYEWWLMREAKKRNPNITLIGLPWAFPGWVGNGENWPYSFPDITVSYVVSWILGAKQYHDLDIDYVGIWNERNFNSKYIKLLRYTLDKRGLERVKIIASDNLWEPITSVVISDKELQDAVEIIGVHYPGTNTLPNALKTGKKLWSSEDYSTFNDNVGGGCWARILNQNYVNGKMTATISWNLVASYYQELPFGGDGLMTANEPWSGNYVVESPIWITAHTTQFTEPGWTYLQTVGHFTHGGSYVALTDGKRSLTIITETMTHDHSVCIRPPLPHYNVTAQNVTFHLKGSFASISELQVWHSKFDFKKNKTVLFQNLKPIKVIEGSFSIELDVDEVYTFTTVTNGQRGSYPDPPPSAPFPKSYKDDFDVSGTPYFSEAPNFADQTGVFEYFTNLTDPGPHVSTLRQMVTQRPVTWVADADQTISVIGDYKWHDLMVSCDVYMEAVHTGGVFIAVRVNKGGGVVRSTRGIFFWVYADGTYKITNDLSGMTVLAEGLSGTRARVWYTLTLTVKGNYASADLNGYPLWKNAVLWEPRNGWAAIGTSSFELAQFDNFAIEALA, via the exons ATGCACTATGAGGATGATGAGAATTATTTTAGAGGATATGAATGGTGGCTCATGAGGGAAGCCAAGAAGAGGAATCCAAATATCACTCTCATAG GTCTACCGTGGGCTTTTCCAGGGTGGGTTGGAAATGGTGAAAACTGGCCATATAGTTTCCCTGATATTACTGTCTCTTATGTGGTGTCATGGATTCTTGGGGCCAAGCAATACCATGACTTGGATATTGATTATGTCGGG ATATGGAATGAAAGGAATTTTAACAGTAAATACATAAAG CTTTTGCGATATACACTGGATAAACGTGGTCTGGAGAGAGTTAAAATCATTGCTAGTGATAACCTTTGGGAGCCAATCACGTCGGTTGTAATTAGTGACAAAGAGCTACAGGATGCTGTTGAAATCATAGG GGTTCATTATCCTGGCACCAACACTCTGCCTAATGCTCTGAAGACTGGCAAGAAACTGTGGTCCTCTGAAGACTACAGTACCTTTAATGACAATGTTGGAGGAGGATGCTGGGCCCGAATTCTCAACCAGAACTACGTCAATGGAAAAATGACAGC GACCATATCTTGGAACCTTGTTGCTAGTTATTATCAGGAACTTCCCTTTGGAGGAGATGGACTAATGACTGCAAATGAGCCATGGAGTGGAAATTATGTTGTTGAGTCACCTATTTGGATAACAg CCCACACTACCCAGTTTACGGAACCTGGCTGGACGTACCTGCAGACAGTGGGACACTTCACACATGGTGGAAGCTATGTTGCACTGACTGATGGGAAAAGAAGTCTAACAATAATCACTGAAACTATG aCCCATGACCACTCTGTGTGTATAAGACCTCCTCTGCCTCACTATAATGTCACTGCCCAGAATGTAACATTCCATCTGAAAGGGTCTTTT gcttCAATCAGTGAGCTGCAGGTGTGGCATTCAAAGTTTGATTTCAAGAAAAACAAGACAGTTCTCTTCCAAAATCTCAAGCCTATTAAA GTAATTGAAGGGTCCTTCAGCATAGAGCTTGATGTTGATGAGGTATACACATTTACTACTGTAACAAATGGTCAGAGAGGGAGTTACCCGGATCCTCCACCCTCTGCTCCCTTTCCTAAATCATACAAAGATGATTTTGATGTCT CTGGAACTCCATATTTCTCAGAAGCTCCAAACTTTGCAGATCAGACGGGGGTCTTTGAATACTTCACTAACCTGACGGATCCTGGCCCTCATGTTTCCACTTTGCGACAGATGGTCACTCAGCGTCCGGTGACCTGGGTTGCAGATGCTGATCAGACAATAAGTGTTATTGGTGATTATAAATG GCATGATCTGATGGTGTCATGTGACGTGTACATGGAGGCTGTACACACTGGTGGAGTCTTCATTGCTGTCAGAGTGAACAAAGGTGGAGGTGTCGTCCGAAGCACAAGGGGAATCTTTTTCTGGGTGTATGCAGATGGCACCTACAAAATCACAAATGACCTCA GTGGAATGACAGTTCTTGCTGAGGGCCTGTCTGGAACTAGAGCACGTGTCTGGTACACACTGACCCTCACAGTCAAG GGGAACTATGCGTCAGCAGATCTTAATGGATATCCCCTGTGGAAGAATGCAGTGCTCTGGGAGCCACGAAATGGATGGGCGGCCATAGGCACTAGTTCTTTTGAACTCGCACAGTTTGATAATTTCGCTATAGAGGCCTTAGCCTga